One genomic window of Streptomyces sp. WP-1 includes the following:
- a CDS encoding XRE family transcriptional regulator, translating to MAKRAHYSVSTLAEAARGLHKPSLKVTLAYVDACGGDLETWSRRWQNVCDKLEAGDAPVPERPDTRRESRRSGRPPAPRGAPRDVRTDDGLTRDEKAELLRLRLEVEELRRANEVLKAASAIFAADLRTTRKVVYNSAGRQDRLV from the coding sequence ATGGCGAAAAGGGCCCACTATTCCGTGTCCACGCTCGCCGAGGCCGCGCGGGGACTGCACAAACCTTCCTTGAAGGTGACCCTCGCCTACGTGGACGCGTGCGGTGGCGACCTGGAGACGTGGTCCCGCCGCTGGCAGAACGTCTGCGACAAACTGGAAGCCGGTGACGCACCGGTACCCGAGCGACCGGACACAAGACGGGAGTCCCGCCGCTCCGGCCGCCCTCCGGCCCCGCGCGGCGCCCCGCGCGATGTGCGCACGGACGACGGGCTGACGAGGGACGAGAAGGCCGAACTGCTGCGGCTGCGCCTTGAGGTCGAGGAACTGCGGCGCGCGAACGAGGTGCTGAAGGCGGCGTCCGCGATCTTCGCCGCGGATCTCCGCACAACGCGGAAGGTCGTGTACAACTCGGCAGGCCGACAAGATCGGTTGGTGTGA
- a CDS encoding KamA family radical SAM protein — MDTPRGQARPAAPEGFYEYRGRPLTEPDWRRLPGWRDVTADEWADPRWQRANCVKDAKGLRAVMGDLLAESFYEDWERDRLHRATMSVLLPPQMINTMATAAVGRPGELDKAFYDDPVRRYMLPVFSDRHPEWPSHPMAARDSLHEQDMWVVEGLTHRYPTKVLAELLSTCPQYCGHCTRMDLVGNSTPQVAKNRLSLKPAERADRILEHLRASPRIRDVVVSGGDLANMPWPRLERFIDGLLEIESVRDIRLASKGLIGLPQHWRSGPVLAGVARVARTARSRGVRIALHTHANAAQQITPAVAEAAWALLDAGLHEVRNQGVLMRGVNDSAHDLLDLCFALTDHAGITPYYFYMCDMIPNAEHWRVPLHRAQVIQRQIMGYLPGFATPRIVCDVPMAGKRWVDQADSYDRELGISHWSKSWLTPLEVADPEARNGSYHYYDPIDTLPLAGQRWWRDTRQSAGQG, encoded by the coding sequence GTGGACACACCACGCGGCCAGGCCCGGCCGGCGGCGCCGGAGGGCTTCTACGAGTACCGCGGTCGTCCACTCACGGAGCCGGACTGGCGACGCCTGCCCGGCTGGCGTGACGTCACCGCGGACGAGTGGGCCGACCCCCGGTGGCAGCGCGCGAACTGTGTGAAGGACGCGAAGGGCCTGCGCGCGGTCATGGGCGATCTGCTCGCGGAGAGCTTCTACGAGGACTGGGAGCGGGACCGGCTGCACCGCGCCACCATGTCGGTGCTGCTGCCGCCCCAGATGATCAACACCATGGCGACCGCGGCCGTGGGCCGTCCGGGCGAGCTGGACAAGGCGTTCTACGACGACCCGGTGCGCCGTTACATGCTGCCCGTCTTCTCCGACCGGCACCCCGAGTGGCCCTCGCACCCGATGGCCGCCCGGGACTCCCTGCACGAGCAGGACATGTGGGTGGTGGAGGGGCTGACCCACCGTTACCCCACCAAGGTGCTGGCCGAGTTGCTGTCGACGTGCCCCCAGTACTGCGGGCACTGCACCCGGATGGACCTGGTGGGCAACTCCACGCCCCAGGTGGCCAAGAACAGGCTGAGTCTGAAGCCCGCCGAGCGGGCCGACCGCATCCTGGAGCATCTGCGCGCCTCCCCCCGCATCCGGGACGTGGTGGTCTCCGGCGGCGACCTCGCCAACATGCCGTGGCCCCGCCTGGAGCGCTTCATCGACGGCTTGCTGGAGATCGAGTCGGTCCGGGACATCCGGTTGGCCAGCAAGGGGCTGATCGGGCTGCCGCAGCACTGGCGGTCCGGTCCCGTGCTGGCGGGTGTGGCGCGGGTGGCGCGGACGGCCAGGTCCCGCGGGGTGCGCATCGCGCTGCACACCCACGCCAACGCCGCCCAGCAGATCACCCCCGCGGTGGCGGAGGCGGCCTGGGCGCTCCTGGACGCGGGACTGCACGAGGTGCGCAACCAGGGTGTGCTGATGCGCGGGGTCAATGACAGCGCGCACGACCTGCTGGACCTGTGCTTCGCGCTCACCGACCACGCGGGGATCACGCCGTACTACTTCTACATGTGCGACATGATCCCCAACGCCGAGCACTGGCGGGTGCCGCTCCACCGCGCCCAGGTGATCCAGCGTCAGATCATGGGCTACCTGCCCGGCTTCGCCACGCCACGCATCGTGTGCGACGTGCCGATGGCCGGCAAGCGCTGGGTGGACCAGGCCGACTCCTACGACCGCGAACTCGGCATATCCCACTGGAGCAAGAGCTGGCTCACCCCGCTGGAAGTGGCGGACCCGGAGGCCCGCAACGGCTCGTACCACTACTACGACCCCATCGACACGCTTCCGCTGGCCGGACAGCGGTGGTGGCGGGACACCCGGCAGAGCGCCGGCCAGGGGTAG
- the vioD gene encoding capreomycidine synthase produces the protein MSSLRPPGEDPPVLEEWYRRHLGPGIHDISSSGVHPYTFAEIRTMCRIPAEDLDAVVMDDSVSQGGAGIRQAIADRYAGGDADRVLVTHGSSEAIALTLGTLLRPGDRVVVQQGIYHSLGHYPRAAGCELAELPAAAVRDGEIDQSVLEGLVTAGTAAVVVNFPHNPSGATLSPQGLKALTERTASVGATLVWDAATAEITHRWDVLPDPAATHGDTVSYGTFSKTFGLPGLRVGWAVAPPGLITATFPLRDRTTLFLSPLVELIAERAMRHADVLVRTRAAEARRNLAHLTAWMAEHEDLVRWRPPEGGVCALPVFRELERTSAGPATVERLCLELLSRHHTLLVPGTAFGAPYGARLGFGGPEEHFRAGLAELSEFLRTRGAAR, from the coding sequence ATGAGCAGTCTGCGTCCGCCGGGTGAGGACCCCCCGGTGCTCGAAGAGTGGTACCGCCGGCACCTGGGCCCCGGCATCCACGACATCAGCTCCAGCGGCGTCCACCCGTACACCTTCGCCGAGATACGGACGATGTGCCGCATCCCGGCCGAGGACCTGGACGCGGTCGTCATGGACGACAGCGTCTCCCAGGGCGGCGCGGGCATCCGCCAGGCGATCGCCGACCGGTACGCGGGCGGCGACGCCGACAGGGTGCTGGTCACCCACGGCTCCAGCGAGGCCATCGCGCTCACGCTGGGCACGCTGCTGCGGCCCGGCGACCGGGTGGTCGTCCAGCAGGGCATCTACCATTCCCTGGGCCACTATCCCCGGGCGGCGGGCTGCGAACTCGCCGAGTTGCCGGCCGCGGCCGTGCGCGACGGCGAGATCGACCAGAGCGTGCTGGAGGGCCTGGTCACCGCGGGGACCGCGGCCGTCGTCGTCAACTTCCCGCACAACCCCTCCGGGGCCACGCTGTCGCCGCAGGGCCTGAAGGCGCTGACCGAGCGGACCGCCTCCGTCGGCGCGACCCTGGTGTGGGACGCCGCCACCGCCGAGATCACGCACCGCTGGGACGTGCTCCCGGACCCCGCCGCCACCCACGGCGACACGGTCTCCTACGGCACCTTCTCCAAGACCTTCGGCCTGCCGGGACTGCGGGTCGGCTGGGCCGTCGCGCCGCCCGGACTCATCACCGCCACCTTCCCGCTGCGCGACCGGACCACGCTGTTCCTGTCGCCGCTGGTCGAGCTGATCGCCGAGCGGGCCATGCGCCACGCCGACGTGCTGGTCCGCACCCGGGCGGCCGAGGCGCGTCGCAACCTGGCACACCTCACCGCGTGGATGGCCGAGCACGAGGACCTGGTGCGCTGGCGGCCGCCGGAGGGCGGGGTGTGCGCGCTGCCCGTCTTCCGGGAGTTGGAGCGGACCTCGGCCGGCCCCGCGACGGTGGAGCGGCTCTGCCTGGAACTGCTCTCCCGCCACCACACGCTGCTGGTGCCGGGTACGGCCTTCGGCGCGCCGTACGGCGCACGGCTCGGCTTCGGCGGACCGGAGGAGCACTTCCGGGCCGGGCTCGCGGAGCTCTCCGAGTTCCTGCGCACCCGGGGGGCCGCCCGATGA
- a CDS encoding amino acid adenylation domain-containing protein translates to MTAAGAPDVLDLWDRCVREHALQPALVTPSHVWTYRSVDRLTDAWAGSLAARGAGPGRLVGLAFPDPGRTVLGMVAALKAGAGFTVLDDRLPDTARELLVRRTRAAVWLGDGAHAPVTAYVPAGAPGAGGETADHGGSAPDTGGPAGADGLASRRPVRACGGDVAYVLFTSGSTGQPKGTVVERDSLRGFAVAVAERLELTAGDRWLQVASPGFDVLIEEVFPALLSGAAVVCRADTQALDAEELHTMTARTGTTVVELSTQYWLEYARWLDTRGLTTPRELRLVVVGGERMDPGPYREWQARHPARLAHVYGLTECTVSSTFYTGLLPADAEEVPLGTPLRDVEIGVRRDGRPVPRGEAGEIHIGGPLLARGFLDDEAATARRFVPDPLSPVPGARVYRTGDLGRIDADGHLVFLGRLDDQVKIRGHRLEPARVERALCADPAVDQAVVFPDPRTGTALWAFTVPADPLRAPLPGEAVRVAGAEKDALLAPLAAHMPDWAVPRVLYRVSALPKNRHGKIDKRRLSGWAAAEHVAARQRPEAVEAPRAPLATPGTQAPGPGSGPEPRDEPLSTVTDLFREVLDAPGIGPDDDFFDHGGQSLLAMRLLARLRESFPAAAGLRASALLRCPTPRLLAGALRADEAARL, encoded by the coding sequence ATGACCGCCGCGGGCGCCCCCGACGTCCTGGACCTGTGGGACCGCTGCGTGCGTGAACACGCCTTACAGCCGGCTCTGGTGACGCCGAGTCATGTCTGGACGTACCGGTCGGTGGACCGGCTGACCGACGCCTGGGCCGGTTCCCTGGCCGCACGCGGCGCGGGTCCCGGGCGGCTGGTGGGCCTCGCGTTCCCGGATCCCGGGCGCACGGTGCTCGGCATGGTGGCGGCGCTGAAGGCCGGAGCGGGCTTCACCGTCCTGGACGACCGGCTGCCCGACACCGCACGGGAGTTACTGGTGCGGCGTACGCGGGCCGCGGTCTGGCTCGGCGACGGCGCCCACGCACCCGTCACGGCCTACGTGCCGGCCGGGGCGCCCGGTGCCGGCGGCGAGACGGCCGATCACGGCGGCTCGGCCCCGGACACCGGCGGCCCGGCGGGCGCGGACGGCCTCGCCTCCCGGCGGCCGGTCCGGGCCTGCGGCGGCGACGTGGCGTACGTGCTGTTCACCTCCGGGTCCACCGGGCAGCCCAAGGGCACGGTCGTCGAGCGGGACTCGCTGCGCGGGTTCGCCGTCGCGGTCGCCGAACGGCTGGAGCTGACCGCCGGTGACCGCTGGCTCCAGGTCGCCTCACCGGGGTTCGACGTCCTGATCGAGGAGGTGTTCCCCGCGCTCCTCTCCGGCGCGGCCGTGGTGTGCCGGGCCGACACACAGGCCCTGGACGCGGAGGAGCTGCACACCATGACGGCCCGCACCGGGACCACGGTGGTGGAACTGTCCACGCAGTACTGGCTGGAGTACGCCCGCTGGCTCGACACCCGCGGCCTGACCACGCCGAGGGAACTGCGCCTGGTGGTGGTCGGCGGCGAGCGGATGGACCCGGGGCCCTACCGGGAGTGGCAGGCCCGCCATCCGGCCCGGCTGGCCCACGTCTACGGACTGACCGAGTGCACCGTCAGCTCCACCTTCTACACCGGGCTGCTTCCGGCCGACGCCGAGGAGGTCCCGCTCGGCACACCGCTGCGGGACGTGGAGATCGGTGTCCGGCGCGACGGGCGGCCCGTGCCACGGGGCGAGGCCGGGGAGATCCACATCGGCGGACCGCTGCTGGCGCGCGGCTTCCTCGACGACGAGGCCGCCACCGCCCGCCGGTTCGTGCCCGACCCGCTGTCCCCCGTCCCCGGGGCCCGGGTGTACCGGACCGGCGATCTGGGGCGGATCGACGCCGACGGCCACCTGGTCTTCCTCGGGCGGCTCGACGACCAGGTGAAGATACGCGGCCACCGGCTGGAGCCGGCGCGGGTGGAGCGGGCCCTGTGCGCGGACCCCGCTGTGGACCAGGCCGTGGTGTTCCCCGACCCTCGGACCGGCACCGCGCTGTGGGCCTTCACGGTCCCGGCCGACCCGCTGCGCGCGCCACTGCCCGGCGAAGCGGTCCGGGTGGCCGGGGCGGAGAAGGACGCGCTGCTGGCACCGCTGGCGGCACACATGCCGGACTGGGCCGTGCCCAGGGTGCTGTACCGGGTGTCGGCCCTGCCGAAGAACCGGCACGGCAAGATCGACAAACGGCGGCTGAGCGGCTGGGCCGCGGCGGAGCACGTCGCCGCGCGGCAGCGGCCGGAAGCGGTGGAGGCCCCGCGGGCGCCCCTGGCGACGCCCGGAACGCAGGCGCCGGGTCCGGGTTCCGGACCGGAGCCCCGCGACGAACCGCTGTCCACGGTGACGGACCTGTTCCGCGAGGTCCTGGACGCACCGGGGATCGGCCCCGACGACGACTTCTTCGACCATGGCGGCCAGTCCCTGCTGGCCATGCGGCTGCTCGCGCGGCTGCGCGAGTCCTTCCCGGCGGCGGCCGGGCTGCGGGCGAGCGCACTGCTCCGGTGCCCGACCCCCCGGCTGCTGGCCGGGGCGCTCCGCGCCGACGAGGCCGCCCGGCTCTGA
- the vioC gene encoding arginine beta-hydroxylase, Fe(II)/alpha-ketoglutarate-dependent yields the protein MSNLTDQSTRSYTLSPDEAAATTGLTLELAAAYPSFDDAGLLRDLPRLAARLPLGVQHFLRDFKLGDRHGHVLVRGHEFDQQRIGPTPEHWRGRHRPGPEFPEELLLMLYSALLGEPFGWATQQDGHLVHDIFPIRRHENDQLGMGSKQLLTWHTEDAFHPYRSDYLILGALRNPDHVPTTVGELDLASLSEDDIDILFESRFFIAPDESHLPKNNTITSEEEAARFATIQKMIDERPLGPLLYGSRQDPYMRLDPYFTSVPEDDTDARRAYDALFKVVDAGMREVVADQGDVLIIDNHRAVHGRLPFQARYDGTDRWLKRMCVTADLRRSRPMRATAETRLLG from the coding sequence ATGTCGAACCTCACCGACCAGTCCACACGAAGCTACACCCTCAGCCCCGACGAGGCCGCCGCGACTACGGGGCTCACCCTCGAACTGGCCGCCGCCTACCCCTCCTTCGACGACGCCGGTCTGCTGCGCGACCTGCCGCGGCTCGCGGCCCGGCTGCCGCTCGGCGTGCAGCACTTCCTGCGCGACTTCAAGCTGGGCGACCGCCACGGCCATGTTCTCGTGCGCGGGCACGAGTTCGACCAGCAGCGCATCGGGCCCACCCCCGAGCACTGGCGCGGCCGCCACCGGCCCGGCCCGGAGTTCCCCGAGGAGCTGCTGCTGATGCTGTACTCGGCGCTGCTGGGCGAGCCCTTCGGCTGGGCCACGCAGCAGGACGGCCACCTCGTCCACGACATCTTCCCGATCCGCCGGCACGAGAACGACCAGCTCGGCATGGGCAGCAAGCAGCTGCTGACCTGGCACACCGAGGACGCCTTCCATCCCTACCGCAGCGACTACCTGATCCTGGGCGCACTGCGCAACCCCGACCACGTGCCCACCACGGTGGGCGAACTGGACCTGGCCTCGCTGTCCGAGGACGACATCGACATCCTCTTCGAGTCGCGCTTCTTCATCGCGCCGGACGAGTCGCATCTGCCGAAGAACAACACCATCACCTCCGAGGAGGAGGCCGCCCGCTTCGCCACCATCCAGAAGATGATCGACGAGCGGCCGCTCGGCCCGCTGCTCTACGGCTCACGGCAGGACCCGTACATGCGTCTGGACCCGTACTTCACCTCCGTGCCCGAGGACGACACCGACGCCCGGCGTGCCTATGACGCGCTGTTCAAGGTGGTGGACGCCGGAATGCGGGAGGTGGTCGCGGACCAGGGCGACGTGCTCATCATCGACAACCACCGGGCGGTGCACGGCCGCCTGCCGTTCCAGGCCCGCTACGACGGCACCGACCGGTGGCTCAAGCGGATGTGCGTCACCGCCGACCTGCGGCGCTCCCGCCCGATGCGGGCCACGGCCGAGACTCGGCTGCTGGGCTGA
- a CDS encoding NAD-dependent epimerase/dehydratase family protein, producing the protein MPPVRLAIVGCGAAARGCHVPALPPLKGDVRLTALIDRDPRQARAALDLYRELGGTGADQVVIATDPAEAADAFDAAVVVVPHTSHARTVESLLAAGKHVLLEKPMTTSVEDARRLVALAADDFAPLLAMAHPRRLFPAYAWVKRLIESGDLGDVVRVDWSEGHPYAWEPVSWSMFDRRLAGGGVLTDTASHVFDTLLWWLGPDARVVRYEDDSLGGVETDATAHLRFGGVDVHCAFSRLRDLGISCTVTGTKATVTIGTDFPAGECTLVTADGVELHRGDVAAVAPAQDEWELLFTEQLANFAAAVRGTAAAHSGPEDGLRVVELIQECYGGAREETAQPWTTRRAATGVADALTGTVAVTGASGFIGGRVVERLALGTRATVRPVVRGFGRAARLSVLPQERLEFHRADLLDPDGLRAAFEGCDTVVHCAFGSAGEEADRWAASVEGTANVLAAARAAGVRRVVHLSTVDVYDPTLAGELTEESPGRPADPADREYEQQKLAAEQLVLDAHGPELETVVLQPGVVYGPWGGQWTTAQLGRAEGDFAVLPTGEDAGVCNAVYVDDLVDAVLLAAGKEAAAGRRFLVGNGEPLGWGRFFDAIRALRGLGGPAGRPAGNPVPDWELELYRSTARARYDKAERLLGFTARTPFATGVELTGQWAVWARQAPEARS; encoded by the coding sequence ATGCCTCCCGTACGTCTCGCCATCGTCGGGTGCGGTGCCGCCGCACGCGGCTGCCACGTGCCCGCCCTGCCGCCGCTGAAGGGCGATGTGCGGCTGACCGCGCTCATCGACCGGGACCCGCGCCAGGCGCGGGCCGCGCTCGACCTGTACCGCGAGCTGGGCGGCACCGGTGCCGACCAGGTGGTGATCGCGACCGATCCGGCCGAGGCCGCGGACGCCTTCGACGCGGCCGTGGTCGTCGTACCGCACACGTCGCACGCCCGGACCGTCGAGTCACTGCTCGCGGCCGGCAAGCACGTGCTGCTGGAGAAGCCGATGACCACCTCGGTCGAGGACGCCCGGCGCCTGGTCGCGCTCGCCGCCGACGACTTCGCGCCGCTGCTCGCGATGGCCCACCCCCGGCGGCTGTTCCCCGCGTACGCCTGGGTCAAGCGGCTCATCGAGAGCGGCGACCTGGGCGACGTGGTACGCGTCGACTGGTCGGAGGGCCACCCGTACGCCTGGGAGCCGGTCTCCTGGTCGATGTTCGACCGGCGGCTCGCGGGCGGCGGCGTGCTCACCGACACCGCCTCGCACGTCTTCGACACGCTGCTGTGGTGGCTCGGCCCCGACGCGCGGGTCGTCCGCTACGAGGACGACTCGCTGGGCGGGGTGGAGACCGACGCGACCGCCCATCTGCGTTTCGGCGGCGTCGACGTGCACTGCGCGTTCAGCCGGCTGCGCGACCTCGGTATCTCCTGCACGGTGACCGGCACCAAGGCGACCGTGACCATCGGGACCGACTTCCCGGCCGGCGAGTGCACCCTGGTCACCGCCGACGGCGTGGAACTGCACCGGGGAGACGTGGCGGCGGTGGCCCCCGCCCAGGACGAGTGGGAGCTGCTGTTCACCGAGCAGCTCGCCAACTTCGCCGCGGCCGTGCGCGGGACCGCCGCGGCGCACTCCGGTCCCGAGGACGGCCTGCGCGTCGTCGAGCTGATCCAGGAGTGCTACGGCGGCGCCCGCGAGGAGACCGCCCAGCCCTGGACCACCCGTCGCGCCGCGACCGGCGTGGCGGACGCGCTCACCGGCACCGTGGCGGTCACTGGTGCGAGCGGCTTCATCGGCGGCCGCGTCGTCGAACGGCTCGCCCTGGGCACCCGGGCCACCGTACGGCCGGTGGTACGCGGCTTCGGCCGGGCCGCGCGGCTGTCCGTCCTGCCGCAGGAGCGGCTGGAGTTCCACCGGGCCGACCTGCTGGACCCCGACGGCCTGCGGGCCGCCTTCGAGGGGTGCGACACCGTCGTGCACTGCGCCTTCGGCAGCGCCGGTGAGGAGGCGGACCGCTGGGCGGCCTCCGTCGAGGGCACCGCGAACGTCCTGGCCGCCGCCCGCGCCGCCGGCGTCCGCAGGGTGGTGCACCTGAGCACCGTCGACGTCTACGACCCCACCCTCGCCGGTGAGCTGACCGAGGAGTCACCGGGCCGCCCGGCGGACCCCGCCGACCGCGAGTACGAACAGCAGAAGCTCGCCGCCGAACAGCTGGTGCTCGACGCCCACGGCCCGGAGCTGGAGACCGTCGTCCTGCAGCCCGGCGTGGTCTACGGGCCGTGGGGCGGTCAGTGGACCACCGCCCAGCTCGGGCGCGCCGAAGGCGACTTCGCCGTGCTGCCGACGGGCGAGGACGCCGGTGTGTGCAACGCCGTGTACGTCGACGATCTGGTGGACGCGGTGCTCCTGGCCGCCGGGAAGGAGGCGGCAGCCGGTCGGCGCTTCCTCGTCGGCAACGGTGAACCGCTCGGCTGGGGCCGGTTCTTCGACGCGATCCGCGCCCTGCGCGGCCTGGGCGGTCCGGCGGGGCGGCCCGCCGGGAACCCGGTGCCTGACTGGGAGCTGGAGCTGTACCGCTCGACCGCCCGGGCCCGGTACGACAA